Proteins co-encoded in one Pocillopora verrucosa isolate sample1 chromosome 1, ASM3666991v2, whole genome shotgun sequence genomic window:
- the LOC131772594 gene encoding dentin sialophosphoprotein isoform X1 codes for MAYKSMLMILVFAAIGQDYILGIKFGRNKVEVIHRGKQLQDLVMLDSRVAPHDLDNLHAFVRPKLLEDSKDEGMMLQENGIEDFRPLDVTIETDEGPHKEKKHHKEKDQMLVSHTGDNDEGYNLQDMPEYKMETKADFEENQEAIDWLMKDPNEYNAKSFEDSDALEDTNNFGLDMDFPNMEDQHRTTFRQRKKGKERHNDMSGKGTIKLPGNPQLLQDSDQIGDDTDLLSSEMDAETGIHRAKLTKSTDSDKNFQNSEYSENDNLDHSYKTWNGNNNDVNDGTTDRWFDEYDSDKDASSRKSLQERIKNQDAKLFQEIDNYNKGDNYETSDYMDNFDNYGDELKNTIDPENKDMADDKSDDEEDTARANDGNSDRYQDDDAPENKYAWNSEESSHVGDKTDTEKLEDTDNGENSDASGILSGDTDDSLHGKLEDESRENAKATNNNQQVKNRNSHNVDGDSKVQEAEGEVTNNQSNNTVIPTTQSIGDGEENHLGRSKDVKIINKGQHTQAVNYKENEQPANNKFLHQTTTNSSSGKDHHSKTVNPEEDKIGTTAKSLWIPAKSEIKGFQHSNSSEQVVSLSDPEVIGEIKKGSKTEQSHEESQSQTKKLKSKQSDEQWLILQKVNDLLREAEESPHAQISAALTKPKLDHRKEFPHHNSRTRSQRKSNKPTSTGFRRNWENYRPSPPSGYSTPDLKKMEQVISFLRGTTSSLSLPTRSSRPSDVSLKSLYYYPLHPTPQDQNDGTSADTKDATFGEWNDWSSCSVTCGKGVTVRARVCLVNACPQKDLFQSKSCHEDICADEVEREALKEHNRLRAKHFSPPLSWSASLARKARKIAQSLAGKDFLTLDDLQERQGESIAQIVYTGESTITKTIDKWYKEMGSYSFSYPKINSKTRHFAQITWKGTKKMGLAITRSGSGEYAFVVALYNPPVSSERHLQQNILPPGLRHDLYSTFR; via the exons ATGGCTTACAAATCAATGTTAATGATTTTAGTATTTGCTGCTATCGGGCAGGACTACATACTGG GTATAAAATTCGGTAGAAACAAGGTGGAAGTAATTCACAGGGGAAAACAATTACAAG ATCTGGTGATGCTCGACAGTCGCGTAGCTCCGCATGACCTTGACAACTTACACGCATTTGTGCGACCAAAACTGCTTGAGGACAGTAAAGATGAGGGAA TGATGCTTCAGGAAAACGGAATTGAAGACTTCCGTCCGTTAGACGTTACTATTGAAACAGATGAAGGgccacacaaagaaaaaaagcaccACAAAGAGAAGGACCAGATGTTAGTTTCCCATACTGGAGATAACGATGAAGGATACAACTTACAAGATATGCCCGAATATAAGATGGAAACCAAAGCAGACTTCGAAGAGAACCAAGAAGCAATTGATTGGCTAATGAAAGATCCTAACGAGTACAACGCAAAATCTTTTGAAGATAGCGATGCGTTAGAAGACACAAACAATTTCGGTTTAGATATGGACTTTCCCAATATGGAAGATCAACATCGGACAACTTTTcgtcaaagaaaaaaggggaaagaaaGACACAATGACATGTCTGGGAAGGGTACAATTAAGCTTCCTGGTAACCCGCAGTTACTTCAGGATAGTGACCAAATTGGAGATGATACAGACTTGTTATCGAGTGAAATGGACGCTGAAACTGGCATACATCGTGCTAAGTTAACAAAATCGACAGATAGTGACAAAAACTTCCAAAATTCCGAATATTCTGAAAATGATAACTTGGATCACAGTTACAAAACTTGGAATGGTAACAATAACGATGTGAATGACGGTACCACTGATAGATGGTTTGACGAATACGACAGCGATAAAGACGCATCTTCCAGGAAGAGTCTCCAAGAACGAATAAAAAACCAAGACGCAAAACTATTCCAAGAAATAGACAACTATAATAAAGGAGATAACTATGAAACTTCTGATTATATGGATAATTTTGATAACTATGGcgatgaattaaaaaatactaTTGACCCTGAAAACAAAGACATGGCAGATGATAAGTCTGACGATGAGGAAGATACTGCCCGGGCAAACGACGGAAACTCTGATCGTTACCAGGACGATGATGCTCCTGAAAACAAGTATGCATGGAACAGTGAGGAAAGCTCACATGTAGGTGATAAAACCGACACCGAAAAGCTAGAGGACACAGATAATGGGGAGAACTCTGACGCTAGTGGCATTTTATCTGGCGATACAGACGATAGCCTACATGGTAAATTGGAGGACGAAAGTAGGGAAAACGCTAAAGCTACAAACAATAATCAACaagttaaaaatagaaacagTCACAACGTAGATGGCGATAGTAAAGTACAAGAAGCAGAGGGAGAAGTGACAAATAACCAAAGCAATAATACTGTGATACCAACAACTCAGAGTATAggtgatggagaggagaatcATTTGGGCAGAAGTAAAGATGTGAAGATTATAAACAAAGGCCAACACACACAAGCTGTTAATTATAAAGAAAACGAACAGCCTGCcaacaacaaatttttacacCAAACAACAACTAATTCCAGCAGCGGCAAAGATCACCATTCGAAAACCGTGAATCCTGAAGAAGATAAAATTGGCACCACTGCTAAGAGTCTTTGGATACCTGCCAAAAGTGAAATCAAAGGTTTTCAACATTCAAATTCAAGTGAGCAAGTGGTGTCACTTTCAGACCCTGAAGTCATcggtgaaattaaaaaaggttcaaaaactgAGCAGTCTCATGAAGAATCTCAGagccaaacaaaaaaacttaaatcaaaacaaagtgatGAACAATGGCTAATCCTTCAAAAAGTGAACGATCTCTTAAGAGAAGCAGAGGAAAGTCCTCATGCACAAATCAGTGCTGCTCTGACGAAACCAAAACTTGACCATAGAAAAGAATTTCCCCATCATAACAGCCGAACGCGATCCCAAAGAAAAAGTAACAAGCCAACGTCAACTGGATTCCGAAGAAACTGGGAAAATTATCGTCCATCACCGCCTAGTGGCTACTCAACACCAGacctaaaaaaaatggaacaagTAATCTCCTTTTTGCGGGGAACAACATCCTCTTTATCGCTTCCTACAAGATCCTCAAGGCCATCTGATGTTTCACTGAAAAGTCTTTACTATTATCCACTTCATCCAACGCCTCAAGATCAGAATGATGGAACCTCTGCTGATACCAAAG ATGCAACGTTCGGTGAATGGAATGACTGGTCCTCGTGTTCAGTAACTTGTGGTAAAGGAGTAACCGTTAGAGCCCGAGTGTGCCTCGTGAATGCATGTCCTCAAAAAGATTTGTTTCAATCGAAAAGTTGTCATGAGGATATCTGTGCAG ATGAGGTGGAAAGGGAAGCCTTGAAGGAACACAATAGACTCAGAGCCAAACATTTCTCTCCTCCATTATCCTGGTCAGCTTCCCTGGCAAGGAAGGCTCGAAAAATTGCTCAGTCTCTCGCAGGCAAGGATTTCCTTACTCTGGATGATCTTCAGGAGCGACAAGGGGAGAGTATTGCTCAAATAGTCTACACCGGGGAAAGTACAATAACAAAGACGATAGATAAATGGTACAAGGAAATGGGGTCGTACAGTTTTTCGTATCCAAAGATAAATAGCAAAACACGACATTTTGCGCAAATAACATGGAAAGGAACGAAAAAGATGGGACTCGCTATTACTAGAAGCGGCAGTGGAGAATACGCTTTTGTAGTTGCTCTTTATAATCCACCTGTTTCCAGTGAGAGACACTTACAGCAAAATATTCTTCCTCCTGGTCTCAGGCACGATTTGTACTCAACGTTTCGATGA
- the LOC131772594 gene encoding dentin sialophosphoprotein isoform X3, whose translation MAYKSMLMILVFAAIGQDYILGIKFGRNKVEVIHRGKQLQVMLQENGIEDFRPLDVTIETDEGPHKEKKHHKEKDQMLVSHTGDNDEGYNLQDMPEYKMETKADFEENQEAIDWLMKDPNEYNAKSFEDSDALEDTNNFGLDMDFPNMEDQHRTTFRQRKKGKERHNDMSGKGTIKLPGNPQLLQDSDQIGDDTDLLSSEMDAETGIHRAKLTKSTDSDKNFQNSEYSENDNLDHSYKTWNGNNNDVNDGTTDRWFDEYDSDKDASSRKSLQERIKNQDAKLFQEIDNYNKGDNYETSDYMDNFDNYGDELKNTIDPENKDMADDKSDDEEDTARANDGNSDRYQDDDAPENKYAWNSEESSHVGDKTDTEKLEDTDNGENSDASGILSGDTDDSLHGKLEDESRENAKATNNNQQVKNRNSHNVDGDSKVQEAEGEVTNNQSNNTVIPTTQSIGDGEENHLGRSKDVKIINKGQHTQAVNYKENEQPANNKFLHQTTTNSSSGKDHHSKTVNPEEDKIGTTAKSLWIPAKSEIKGFQHSNSSEQVVSLSDPEVIGEIKKGSKTEQSHEESQSQTKKLKSKQSDEQWLILQKVNDLLREAEESPHAQISAALTKPKLDHRKEFPHHNSRTRSQRKSNKPTSTGFRRNWENYRPSPPSGYSTPDLKKMEQVISFLRGTTSSLSLPTRSSRPSDVSLKSLYYYPLHPTPQDQNDGTSADTKDATFGEWNDWSSCSVTCGKGVTVRARVCLVNACPQKDLFQSKSCHEDICADEVEREALKEHNRLRAKHFSPPLSWSASLARKARKIAQSLAGKDFLTLDDLQERQGESIAQIVYTGESTITKTIDKWYKEMGSYSFSYPKINSKTRHFAQITWKGTKKMGLAITRSGSGEYAFVVALYNPPVSSERHLQQNILPPGLRHDLYSTFR comes from the exons ATGGCTTACAAATCAATGTTAATGATTTTAGTATTTGCTGCTATCGGGCAGGACTACATACTGG GTATAAAATTCGGTAGAAACAAGGTGGAAGTAATTCACAGGGGAAAACAATTACAAG TGATGCTTCAGGAAAACGGAATTGAAGACTTCCGTCCGTTAGACGTTACTATTGAAACAGATGAAGGgccacacaaagaaaaaaagcaccACAAAGAGAAGGACCAGATGTTAGTTTCCCATACTGGAGATAACGATGAAGGATACAACTTACAAGATATGCCCGAATATAAGATGGAAACCAAAGCAGACTTCGAAGAGAACCAAGAAGCAATTGATTGGCTAATGAAAGATCCTAACGAGTACAACGCAAAATCTTTTGAAGATAGCGATGCGTTAGAAGACACAAACAATTTCGGTTTAGATATGGACTTTCCCAATATGGAAGATCAACATCGGACAACTTTTcgtcaaagaaaaaaggggaaagaaaGACACAATGACATGTCTGGGAAGGGTACAATTAAGCTTCCTGGTAACCCGCAGTTACTTCAGGATAGTGACCAAATTGGAGATGATACAGACTTGTTATCGAGTGAAATGGACGCTGAAACTGGCATACATCGTGCTAAGTTAACAAAATCGACAGATAGTGACAAAAACTTCCAAAATTCCGAATATTCTGAAAATGATAACTTGGATCACAGTTACAAAACTTGGAATGGTAACAATAACGATGTGAATGACGGTACCACTGATAGATGGTTTGACGAATACGACAGCGATAAAGACGCATCTTCCAGGAAGAGTCTCCAAGAACGAATAAAAAACCAAGACGCAAAACTATTCCAAGAAATAGACAACTATAATAAAGGAGATAACTATGAAACTTCTGATTATATGGATAATTTTGATAACTATGGcgatgaattaaaaaatactaTTGACCCTGAAAACAAAGACATGGCAGATGATAAGTCTGACGATGAGGAAGATACTGCCCGGGCAAACGACGGAAACTCTGATCGTTACCAGGACGATGATGCTCCTGAAAACAAGTATGCATGGAACAGTGAGGAAAGCTCACATGTAGGTGATAAAACCGACACCGAAAAGCTAGAGGACACAGATAATGGGGAGAACTCTGACGCTAGTGGCATTTTATCTGGCGATACAGACGATAGCCTACATGGTAAATTGGAGGACGAAAGTAGGGAAAACGCTAAAGCTACAAACAATAATCAACaagttaaaaatagaaacagTCACAACGTAGATGGCGATAGTAAAGTACAAGAAGCAGAGGGAGAAGTGACAAATAACCAAAGCAATAATACTGTGATACCAACAACTCAGAGTATAggtgatggagaggagaatcATTTGGGCAGAAGTAAAGATGTGAAGATTATAAACAAAGGCCAACACACACAAGCTGTTAATTATAAAGAAAACGAACAGCCTGCcaacaacaaatttttacacCAAACAACAACTAATTCCAGCAGCGGCAAAGATCACCATTCGAAAACCGTGAATCCTGAAGAAGATAAAATTGGCACCACTGCTAAGAGTCTTTGGATACCTGCCAAAAGTGAAATCAAAGGTTTTCAACATTCAAATTCAAGTGAGCAAGTGGTGTCACTTTCAGACCCTGAAGTCATcggtgaaattaaaaaaggttcaaaaactgAGCAGTCTCATGAAGAATCTCAGagccaaacaaaaaaacttaaatcaaaacaaagtgatGAACAATGGCTAATCCTTCAAAAAGTGAACGATCTCTTAAGAGAAGCAGAGGAAAGTCCTCATGCACAAATCAGTGCTGCTCTGACGAAACCAAAACTTGACCATAGAAAAGAATTTCCCCATCATAACAGCCGAACGCGATCCCAAAGAAAAAGTAACAAGCCAACGTCAACTGGATTCCGAAGAAACTGGGAAAATTATCGTCCATCACCGCCTAGTGGCTACTCAACACCAGacctaaaaaaaatggaacaagTAATCTCCTTTTTGCGGGGAACAACATCCTCTTTATCGCTTCCTACAAGATCCTCAAGGCCATCTGATGTTTCACTGAAAAGTCTTTACTATTATCCACTTCATCCAACGCCTCAAGATCAGAATGATGGAACCTCTGCTGATACCAAAG ATGCAACGTTCGGTGAATGGAATGACTGGTCCTCGTGTTCAGTAACTTGTGGTAAAGGAGTAACCGTTAGAGCCCGAGTGTGCCTCGTGAATGCATGTCCTCAAAAAGATTTGTTTCAATCGAAAAGTTGTCATGAGGATATCTGTGCAG ATGAGGTGGAAAGGGAAGCCTTGAAGGAACACAATAGACTCAGAGCCAAACATTTCTCTCCTCCATTATCCTGGTCAGCTTCCCTGGCAAGGAAGGCTCGAAAAATTGCTCAGTCTCTCGCAGGCAAGGATTTCCTTACTCTGGATGATCTTCAGGAGCGACAAGGGGAGAGTATTGCTCAAATAGTCTACACCGGGGAAAGTACAATAACAAAGACGATAGATAAATGGTACAAGGAAATGGGGTCGTACAGTTTTTCGTATCCAAAGATAAATAGCAAAACACGACATTTTGCGCAAATAACATGGAAAGGAACGAAAAAGATGGGACTCGCTATTACTAGAAGCGGCAGTGGAGAATACGCTTTTGTAGTTGCTCTTTATAATCCACCTGTTTCCAGTGAGAGACACTTACAGCAAAATATTCTTCCTCCTGGTCTCAGGCACGATTTGTACTCAACGTTTCGATGA
- the LOC131772594 gene encoding dentin sialophosphoprotein isoform X2, protein MAYKSMLMILVFAAIGQDYILDLVMLDSRVAPHDLDNLHAFVRPKLLEDSKDEGMMLQENGIEDFRPLDVTIETDEGPHKEKKHHKEKDQMLVSHTGDNDEGYNLQDMPEYKMETKADFEENQEAIDWLMKDPNEYNAKSFEDSDALEDTNNFGLDMDFPNMEDQHRTTFRQRKKGKERHNDMSGKGTIKLPGNPQLLQDSDQIGDDTDLLSSEMDAETGIHRAKLTKSTDSDKNFQNSEYSENDNLDHSYKTWNGNNNDVNDGTTDRWFDEYDSDKDASSRKSLQERIKNQDAKLFQEIDNYNKGDNYETSDYMDNFDNYGDELKNTIDPENKDMADDKSDDEEDTARANDGNSDRYQDDDAPENKYAWNSEESSHVGDKTDTEKLEDTDNGENSDASGILSGDTDDSLHGKLEDESRENAKATNNNQQVKNRNSHNVDGDSKVQEAEGEVTNNQSNNTVIPTTQSIGDGEENHLGRSKDVKIINKGQHTQAVNYKENEQPANNKFLHQTTTNSSSGKDHHSKTVNPEEDKIGTTAKSLWIPAKSEIKGFQHSNSSEQVVSLSDPEVIGEIKKGSKTEQSHEESQSQTKKLKSKQSDEQWLILQKVNDLLREAEESPHAQISAALTKPKLDHRKEFPHHNSRTRSQRKSNKPTSTGFRRNWENYRPSPPSGYSTPDLKKMEQVISFLRGTTSSLSLPTRSSRPSDVSLKSLYYYPLHPTPQDQNDGTSADTKDATFGEWNDWSSCSVTCGKGVTVRARVCLVNACPQKDLFQSKSCHEDICADEVEREALKEHNRLRAKHFSPPLSWSASLARKARKIAQSLAGKDFLTLDDLQERQGESIAQIVYTGESTITKTIDKWYKEMGSYSFSYPKINSKTRHFAQITWKGTKKMGLAITRSGSGEYAFVVALYNPPVSSERHLQQNILPPGLRHDLYSTFR, encoded by the exons ATGGCTTACAAATCAATGTTAATGATTTTAGTATTTGCTGCTATCGGGCAGGACTACATACTGG ATCTGGTGATGCTCGACAGTCGCGTAGCTCCGCATGACCTTGACAACTTACACGCATTTGTGCGACCAAAACTGCTTGAGGACAGTAAAGATGAGGGAA TGATGCTTCAGGAAAACGGAATTGAAGACTTCCGTCCGTTAGACGTTACTATTGAAACAGATGAAGGgccacacaaagaaaaaaagcaccACAAAGAGAAGGACCAGATGTTAGTTTCCCATACTGGAGATAACGATGAAGGATACAACTTACAAGATATGCCCGAATATAAGATGGAAACCAAAGCAGACTTCGAAGAGAACCAAGAAGCAATTGATTGGCTAATGAAAGATCCTAACGAGTACAACGCAAAATCTTTTGAAGATAGCGATGCGTTAGAAGACACAAACAATTTCGGTTTAGATATGGACTTTCCCAATATGGAAGATCAACATCGGACAACTTTTcgtcaaagaaaaaaggggaaagaaaGACACAATGACATGTCTGGGAAGGGTACAATTAAGCTTCCTGGTAACCCGCAGTTACTTCAGGATAGTGACCAAATTGGAGATGATACAGACTTGTTATCGAGTGAAATGGACGCTGAAACTGGCATACATCGTGCTAAGTTAACAAAATCGACAGATAGTGACAAAAACTTCCAAAATTCCGAATATTCTGAAAATGATAACTTGGATCACAGTTACAAAACTTGGAATGGTAACAATAACGATGTGAATGACGGTACCACTGATAGATGGTTTGACGAATACGACAGCGATAAAGACGCATCTTCCAGGAAGAGTCTCCAAGAACGAATAAAAAACCAAGACGCAAAACTATTCCAAGAAATAGACAACTATAATAAAGGAGATAACTATGAAACTTCTGATTATATGGATAATTTTGATAACTATGGcgatgaattaaaaaatactaTTGACCCTGAAAACAAAGACATGGCAGATGATAAGTCTGACGATGAGGAAGATACTGCCCGGGCAAACGACGGAAACTCTGATCGTTACCAGGACGATGATGCTCCTGAAAACAAGTATGCATGGAACAGTGAGGAAAGCTCACATGTAGGTGATAAAACCGACACCGAAAAGCTAGAGGACACAGATAATGGGGAGAACTCTGACGCTAGTGGCATTTTATCTGGCGATACAGACGATAGCCTACATGGTAAATTGGAGGACGAAAGTAGGGAAAACGCTAAAGCTACAAACAATAATCAACaagttaaaaatagaaacagTCACAACGTAGATGGCGATAGTAAAGTACAAGAAGCAGAGGGAGAAGTGACAAATAACCAAAGCAATAATACTGTGATACCAACAACTCAGAGTATAggtgatggagaggagaatcATTTGGGCAGAAGTAAAGATGTGAAGATTATAAACAAAGGCCAACACACACAAGCTGTTAATTATAAAGAAAACGAACAGCCTGCcaacaacaaatttttacacCAAACAACAACTAATTCCAGCAGCGGCAAAGATCACCATTCGAAAACCGTGAATCCTGAAGAAGATAAAATTGGCACCACTGCTAAGAGTCTTTGGATACCTGCCAAAAGTGAAATCAAAGGTTTTCAACATTCAAATTCAAGTGAGCAAGTGGTGTCACTTTCAGACCCTGAAGTCATcggtgaaattaaaaaaggttcaaaaactgAGCAGTCTCATGAAGAATCTCAGagccaaacaaaaaaacttaaatcaaaacaaagtgatGAACAATGGCTAATCCTTCAAAAAGTGAACGATCTCTTAAGAGAAGCAGAGGAAAGTCCTCATGCACAAATCAGTGCTGCTCTGACGAAACCAAAACTTGACCATAGAAAAGAATTTCCCCATCATAACAGCCGAACGCGATCCCAAAGAAAAAGTAACAAGCCAACGTCAACTGGATTCCGAAGAAACTGGGAAAATTATCGTCCATCACCGCCTAGTGGCTACTCAACACCAGacctaaaaaaaatggaacaagTAATCTCCTTTTTGCGGGGAACAACATCCTCTTTATCGCTTCCTACAAGATCCTCAAGGCCATCTGATGTTTCACTGAAAAGTCTTTACTATTATCCACTTCATCCAACGCCTCAAGATCAGAATGATGGAACCTCTGCTGATACCAAAG ATGCAACGTTCGGTGAATGGAATGACTGGTCCTCGTGTTCAGTAACTTGTGGTAAAGGAGTAACCGTTAGAGCCCGAGTGTGCCTCGTGAATGCATGTCCTCAAAAAGATTTGTTTCAATCGAAAAGTTGTCATGAGGATATCTGTGCAG ATGAGGTGGAAAGGGAAGCCTTGAAGGAACACAATAGACTCAGAGCCAAACATTTCTCTCCTCCATTATCCTGGTCAGCTTCCCTGGCAAGGAAGGCTCGAAAAATTGCTCAGTCTCTCGCAGGCAAGGATTTCCTTACTCTGGATGATCTTCAGGAGCGACAAGGGGAGAGTATTGCTCAAATAGTCTACACCGGGGAAAGTACAATAACAAAGACGATAGATAAATGGTACAAGGAAATGGGGTCGTACAGTTTTTCGTATCCAAAGATAAATAGCAAAACACGACATTTTGCGCAAATAACATGGAAAGGAACGAAAAAGATGGGACTCGCTATTACTAGAAGCGGCAGTGGAGAATACGCTTTTGTAGTTGCTCTTTATAATCCACCTGTTTCCAGTGAGAGACACTTACAGCAAAATATTCTTCCTCCTGGTCTCAGGCACGATTTGTACTCAACGTTTCGATGA
- the LOC131772589 gene encoding uncharacterized protein isoform X1, translating to MYLGREGEEMEARPLYLKGLNLLLLIPFLVQAKGVGSNTTKINQTMIANATKKSSHILIHKGVVSDQMPQSSSQLVERSDRRLEVQRPLAEDGTDETREYEEEVSDSSPATDMLGEVAGRERNKEEVLDAVRPYKSQDDDKFDIQDRRRQGAQMLGKELNKMKNKGLMAESEDESIAEAASHKTLEIYIAEEEVDQQKRHNDNKNILHPRNKSMTTVKHGDKAKSSNGIGIIRKMAATSDEGTSATGSKTSATTATGVTSAANRNANESNAVFQEALAAHNKLRAMHHVNPLQWNVTLAEQAQQTAESVASDPSTFQGEPLGENIAQIWHDLPRAPLKATTIWYSEKKSFSFSYPELNDKVKHFTQMIWRDTSQLGMGAAPSPSGKYVIVVALYRPVGNDIHRIRDNVQRPGPVQDVYATIKEKISKPNNSV from the exons AT GTATCTCGGCAGGGAGGGTGAAGAGATGGAAGCGAGGCCGCTTTATTTAAAAGGGCTTAATCTCTTGTTGCTCATACCATTCCTGGTGCAAGCAAAAG GGGTTGGCTCAAACACAACAAAGATAAACCAAACTATGATAGCAAACGCAACAAAAAAGAGTTCTCACATTCTGATACATAAAGGAGTTGTTTCAGACCAAATGCCTCAATCTTCAAGTCAGTTGGTTGAACGGAGTGACAGGAGGCTCGAAGTTCAGCGACCGCTTGCAGAAG ATGGCACGGATGAAACACGAGAATACGAGGAAGAAGTAAGCGACTCGTCTCCTGCCACAGATATGTTGGGCGAAGTTGCAGGCAGGgagagaaacaaagaagagGTGCTGGATGCTGTGCGCCCGTACAAATCTCAAGACGACGATAAGTTTGACATTCAAGATAGAAGACGACAAG GTGCCCAAATGTTAGGTAAGGAATTAAACAAGATGAAGAATAAAGGCTTAATGGCCGAGTCTGAAGATGAGTCAATTGCAGAAG CCGCATCacataaaacccttgagatcTATATTGCCGAGGAAGAAGTTGATCAGCAGAAAAGACATAATGACAACAAGAACATTCTGCATCCTCGAAATAAAAGCATGACCACCGTTAAACACGGAGATAAGGCAAAGAGTAGTAATGGAATTGGAATTATCCGCAAAATGGCCGCCACCTCTGACGAGGGTACTTCCGCCACCGGTTCGAAAACTAGCGCCACAACAGCAACCGGTGTAACATCAGCCGCTAACAGAAACGCGAATGAAAGTA ATGCAGTATTTCAAGAGGCTCTTGCAGCACATAACAAACTCAGAGCAATGCATCACGTGAATCCTCTTCAGTGGAACGTAACCCTCGCAGAACAAGCACAGCAAACAGCAGAATCTGTGGCCAGCGACCCCTCCACCTTCCAAGGGGAGCCTCTCGGTGAGAACATCGCTCAAATATGGCACGACTTACCAAGAGCACCTCTGAAGGCGACAACTATATGGTACAGTGAGAAAAAGTCTTTCAGTTTCTCGTATCCAGAGCTGAACGATAAAGTAAAGCACTTCACGCAGATGATTTGGAGAGATACGTCCCAGTTGGGAATGGGTGCAGCACCAAGCCCCAGCGGCAAGTATGTCATAGTTG
- the LOC131772589 gene encoding uncharacterized protein isoform X2, which yields MEARPLYLKGLNLLLLIPFLVQAKGVGSNTTKINQTMIANATKKSSHILIHKGVVSDQMPQSSSQLVERSDRRLEVQRPLAEDGTDETREYEEEVSDSSPATDMLGEVAGRERNKEEVLDAVRPYKSQDDDKFDIQDRRRQGAQMLGKELNKMKNKGLMAESEDESIAEAASHKTLEIYIAEEEVDQQKRHNDNKNILHPRNKSMTTVKHGDKAKSSNGIGIIRKMAATSDEGTSATGSKTSATTATGVTSAANRNANESNAVFQEALAAHNKLRAMHHVNPLQWNVTLAEQAQQTAESVASDPSTFQGEPLGENIAQIWHDLPRAPLKATTIWYSEKKSFSFSYPELNDKVKHFTQMIWRDTSQLGMGAAPSPSGKYVIVVALYRPVGNDIHRIRDNVQRPGPVQDVYATIKEKISKPNNSV from the exons ATGGAAGCGAGGCCGCTTTATTTAAAAGGGCTTAATCTCTTGTTGCTCATACCATTCCTGGTGCAAGCAAAAG GGGTTGGCTCAAACACAACAAAGATAAACCAAACTATGATAGCAAACGCAACAAAAAAGAGTTCTCACATTCTGATACATAAAGGAGTTGTTTCAGACCAAATGCCTCAATCTTCAAGTCAGTTGGTTGAACGGAGTGACAGGAGGCTCGAAGTTCAGCGACCGCTTGCAGAAG ATGGCACGGATGAAACACGAGAATACGAGGAAGAAGTAAGCGACTCGTCTCCTGCCACAGATATGTTGGGCGAAGTTGCAGGCAGGgagagaaacaaagaagagGTGCTGGATGCTGTGCGCCCGTACAAATCTCAAGACGACGATAAGTTTGACATTCAAGATAGAAGACGACAAG GTGCCCAAATGTTAGGTAAGGAATTAAACAAGATGAAGAATAAAGGCTTAATGGCCGAGTCTGAAGATGAGTCAATTGCAGAAG CCGCATCacataaaacccttgagatcTATATTGCCGAGGAAGAAGTTGATCAGCAGAAAAGACATAATGACAACAAGAACATTCTGCATCCTCGAAATAAAAGCATGACCACCGTTAAACACGGAGATAAGGCAAAGAGTAGTAATGGAATTGGAATTATCCGCAAAATGGCCGCCACCTCTGACGAGGGTACTTCCGCCACCGGTTCGAAAACTAGCGCCACAACAGCAACCGGTGTAACATCAGCCGCTAACAGAAACGCGAATGAAAGTA ATGCAGTATTTCAAGAGGCTCTTGCAGCACATAACAAACTCAGAGCAATGCATCACGTGAATCCTCTTCAGTGGAACGTAACCCTCGCAGAACAAGCACAGCAAACAGCAGAATCTGTGGCCAGCGACCCCTCCACCTTCCAAGGGGAGCCTCTCGGTGAGAACATCGCTCAAATATGGCACGACTTACCAAGAGCACCTCTGAAGGCGACAACTATATGGTACAGTGAGAAAAAGTCTTTCAGTTTCTCGTATCCAGAGCTGAACGATAAAGTAAAGCACTTCACGCAGATGATTTGGAGAGATACGTCCCAGTTGGGAATGGGTGCAGCACCAAGCCCCAGCGGCAAGTATGTCATAGTTG